A single genomic interval of Alcanivorax sediminis harbors:
- the yajC gene encoding preprotein translocase subunit YajC, with amino-acid sequence MKIAMRSLLALLASALVSPAFAAPATPAGPGGVELIMLVVMMVVFYFFLIRPQQKRAKEHKSLVESLSKGDEVVTSGGILGKIAKVTDEFVVVEISNNLEIKLQKQSIQATLPKGTIKSI; translated from the coding sequence ATGAAAATCGCAATGCGTTCCCTGCTGGCTCTGCTGGCCTCTGCCCTGGTCTCTCCGGCATTTGCTGCGCCTGCAACACCGGCGGGTCCGGGTGGCGTCGAGCTGATCATGCTGGTCGTGATGATGGTCGTGTTTTATTTCTTCCTGATCCGTCCGCAGCAGAAGCGCGCCAAGGAGCACAAGAGCCTGGTGGAAAGCCTGAGCAAGGGTGATGAGGTCGTCACCAGTGGTGGCATCCTCGGCAAGATTGCCAAGGTCACGGATGAATTTGTGGTAGTGGAAATCAGCAACAACCTGGAAATCAAACTGCAAAAGCAGAGCATTCAGGCCACCTTGCCCAAAGGCACTATCAAGTCCATCTAA
- a CDS encoding D-2-hydroxyacid dehydrogenase, translating to MTQPTITVLLAEDEPSLPGLDSLSGQAEVREARTRSELEAALPVTDILVVTDFRTGMLADVWPNNCPVRWVHATSAGVDALMIDPIRHSDIVVTNARGIFDRGIAEYVLGALLMFTKDTLTNLALMKEHRWQHRETGLLRGSRVVVVGAGSIGREVATLLGALGVRVSGTARHAREDSAFEKVYAQQDLPTLLPDADAVIITAPLTPDTEGLFDADQFLRMKPGATLVNVGRGPIVQTEALLAALRSGRLGGAAMDVFEEEPLPADHPLWDQPNVMISAHMAGDFIGWRTALGQQFADNFQRWQKGEPLVNPVSKEHGYVSNAGGPTPDA from the coding sequence ATGACACAACCCACCATCACCGTCCTGCTCGCCGAAGACGAACCCAGCCTGCCAGGCCTGGACTCGCTCTCCGGCCAGGCCGAGGTGCGTGAGGCCCGAACAAGGTCTGAGCTGGAAGCGGCGTTGCCGGTGACCGACATCCTGGTGGTAACCGATTTTCGTACCGGGATGCTGGCCGACGTCTGGCCAAACAATTGCCCGGTTCGTTGGGTACATGCCACCAGTGCCGGAGTTGATGCCCTCATGATCGACCCGATTCGTCACAGCGATATTGTCGTCACCAATGCCCGTGGCATCTTTGATCGTGGCATTGCCGAATATGTGTTGGGCGCCCTACTGATGTTTACCAAGGATACCCTCACCAATCTTGCATTGATGAAGGAGCATCGCTGGCAACACAGGGAGACAGGCTTGCTTCGCGGCAGCCGGGTCGTGGTGGTCGGTGCCGGCTCCATCGGCCGAGAGGTCGCAACCCTGCTGGGGGCTCTGGGTGTCCGGGTGAGTGGAACAGCACGTCATGCCCGTGAAGATTCAGCCTTTGAAAAAGTCTATGCCCAACAGGATCTACCCACGCTGCTCCCGGACGCGGACGCCGTCATTATTACCGCGCCACTGACTCCGGACACCGAAGGTTTGTTTGATGCCGACCAGTTCCTGCGAATGAAGCCTGGCGCGACCCTGGTGAATGTAGGCCGCGGTCCTATTGTGCAGACCGAGGCCCTGCTTGCTGCGCTGCGAAGTGGGCGACTGGGTGGCGCAGCAATGGACGTCTTTGAGGAAGAACCACTGCCTGCCGATCACCCCTTGTGGGACCAGCCCAACGTGATGATCTCGGCTCACATGGCCGGCGATTTTATCGGTTGGCGAACAGCTCTGGGCCAACAATTTGCCGATAATTTTCAACGCTGGCAAAAGGGGGAACCGCTCGTGAACCCTGTCAGCAAGGAACATGGATATGTAAGTAATGCTGGAGGCCCGACGCCGGACGCCTGA
- a CDS encoding amidase: MSKELLTMSAQALKAAYQTGALSPVEVCSSLLDHIEKHDDTLNAWCLIDRETTLHWARESEQRYQDGTSEGLLDGVPVAVKDVFLTPMWPTVKGSKTIDPESTMNKRSPAVAALERHGYVPLGKTTTPEFGWKGITDSPLCGHTNNPWDPSKTAGGSSGGSSAAVAAGMAPLALGTDAGGSIRIPAGFCGIVGHKPTFSEVPHWPASPFGTLAHAGPMTRTVADAALMMNVLTEADPRDSLAAPRRRIDYVHELHQPMKGLKIAMSPNLGYVDVAPEIDKAFKEAAKVFEALGAVVSEADPGFSNPLAAFSHLFYSGAANAMRDLGDRQRSLMDPALVEVASKAEKLSMLDYLGAMNERMAVSERMAVFHTKFDLLITPTLPLEAFDTNREVPKDWPSTRWPTWTPFTYPFNMTGQPALSVPMGLNSNGLPMGLQIVGARFDDARVLAAGHAFEQAQPFVHLPPMLQE; the protein is encoded by the coding sequence ATGAGCAAGGAACTATTGACCATGAGTGCCCAGGCGCTCAAAGCCGCTTACCAGACCGGTGCGCTATCGCCGGTGGAAGTCTGTTCCAGCCTGCTGGACCATATTGAAAAGCACGACGACACCTTGAATGCCTGGTGCCTGATCGACCGGGAGACCACCCTCCACTGGGCCCGGGAATCCGAGCAGCGATACCAGGATGGGACATCGGAAGGCTTGCTGGATGGCGTACCTGTCGCAGTCAAGGATGTGTTCCTTACACCCATGTGGCCCACTGTAAAGGGCTCCAAAACCATTGATCCAGAATCGACAATGAACAAGCGGTCCCCGGCCGTGGCCGCTCTGGAGCGGCATGGCTATGTTCCTCTTGGCAAGACGACTACCCCCGAGTTCGGCTGGAAAGGGATCACCGACAGCCCCCTGTGCGGCCACACCAATAACCCCTGGGACCCGAGCAAGACCGCCGGTGGCAGCAGTGGCGGCAGCTCCGCCGCAGTGGCCGCAGGCATGGCCCCACTGGCCCTGGGCACCGATGCCGGTGGCTCCATCCGCATCCCTGCTGGCTTCTGTGGCATTGTTGGCCATAAACCCACCTTCAGCGAAGTCCCGCACTGGCCTGCCAGCCCCTTTGGCACACTGGCCCATGCCGGCCCCATGACTCGCACCGTGGCCGACGCGGCGCTGATGATGAACGTGCTGACGGAAGCAGACCCACGTGACAGCCTCGCGGCGCCACGCCGCCGTATCGATTATGTGCATGAACTGCACCAGCCCATGAAAGGGCTCAAGATTGCCATGAGCCCAAACCTGGGCTACGTGGATGTGGCCCCCGAAATCGACAAGGCCTTCAAAGAGGCCGCCAAGGTTTTCGAAGCACTCGGCGCAGTCGTGAGCGAAGCGGATCCCGGCTTCAGCAACCCGCTAGCCGCCTTCAGCCACCTGTTCTACAGCGGTGCCGCCAATGCCATGCGCGACCTGGGCGACCGTCAACGCAGCCTGATGGATCCGGCTCTGGTGGAAGTGGCCAGCAAGGCGGAGAAACTCAGCATGCTGGACTATCTGGGGGCCATGAATGAACGCATGGCGGTGAGCGAGCGAATGGCGGTGTTCCATACCAAGTTTGACCTGTTGATCACCCCCACCCTTCCGCTGGAGGCGTTTGATACCAATCGCGAAGTGCCGAAGGACTGGCCCAGCACCCGCTGGCCCACATGGACGCCCTTTACCTACCCCTTCAACATGACGGGCCAACCCGCCCTGTCCGTGCCCATGGGGCTGAACAGCAACGGGTTACCCATGGGGTTGCAGATTGTCGGCGCCCGATTTGATGACGCCCGGGTACTGGCTGCCGGCCATGCCTTCGAACAGGCACAACCCTTCGTGCACCTGCCGCCAATGCTGCAGGAATAA
- a CDS encoding RDD family protein, which yields MNDYAPPAGLIKRLMALVYDGFLIMAMWFVTAGIFVVVYPHTGLPMEDINGVTRASTHYLQVILFPLLLLETWAFYAWFWMRGGQTLGMRAWRLQVRDYRGGPVKLWQTVARFAAGCVSWALFGAGYLVALVEPHQTLHDRLSATATVVLPKQSKKP from the coding sequence ATGAACGACTACGCCCCTCCCGCCGGTTTAATCAAACGCCTGATGGCGCTGGTCTATGATGGCTTCCTGATTATGGCCATGTGGTTTGTCACCGCGGGTATTTTTGTGGTGGTTTACCCGCATACCGGATTGCCCATGGAAGACATCAATGGCGTCACCCGAGCCTCGACTCATTACCTGCAAGTGATTCTGTTTCCTCTGCTGCTGTTGGAGACCTGGGCATTTTACGCCTGGTTCTGGATGCGTGGCGGGCAGACACTCGGGATGCGAGCCTGGCGATTGCAGGTGAGGGATTACCGTGGTGGCCCGGTGAAATTGTGGCAGACAGTTGCCCGCTTTGCGGCAGGGTGTGTGTCCTGGGCACTGTTTGGCGCCGGTTATCTGGTGGCGCTGGTGGAGCCGCATCAGACGTTGCATGACCGTTTGTCGGCAACGGCAACGGTGGTTCTGCCGAAGCAATCAAAGAAGCCCTGA
- a CDS encoding pyridoxal phosphate-dependent aminotransferase, whose protein sequence is MGNINLDTDFYESEDPIWNPALLTIPVPGIRRMVNLAADMEDVIHLSIGQPDFKPPSHVIQAGVDALNAGQTGYTMDAGLPELLEALSDYYSQRYGRALSPENLMITTGATEAIYLALTATSAPGREFIVPDPSFMLYGPLIRMNGGTVKSIATRAENNHQLDPQEVIDAMGPNTFAVVLNSPSNPTGTIYPRETVEAIVEEAAYRGIHVISDEVYDHLIYDGREYPSVLSCCSDLDHVMVISSFSKTFSMAGMRIGWLIGSQGAIKKLRRYHMFTTTVANTPCQWAGVAALRGSNQFIDSMVEEYQQRRNRLVELVEQTPHLTGYRPEGAFYLFPSLPEGVDGANVALKMLRETGVCTISGDTFGEAGKSALRISYSTSLDQIEEAFERIIPWMKKQNFS, encoded by the coding sequence ATGGGCAATATCAATCTGGACACGGATTTCTACGAAAGCGAAGACCCGATCTGGAATCCGGCGTTGCTTACCATTCCGGTCCCCGGCATTCGTCGCATGGTGAATCTGGCGGCGGACATGGAGGATGTGATCCACCTGTCCATCGGCCAGCCGGATTTCAAGCCGCCAAGCCACGTGATCCAGGCCGGCGTCGATGCCCTGAATGCAGGACAAACCGGCTACACCATGGATGCCGGCCTGCCAGAGCTCCTGGAGGCGCTATCAGACTATTACAGTCAACGTTATGGCCGGGCGCTTTCCCCCGAAAATCTGATGATTACCACCGGCGCCACCGAGGCGATTTACCTGGCGCTCACGGCTACTTCCGCACCGGGGCGGGAGTTTATCGTCCCGGACCCGTCATTCATGCTATACGGTCCGCTGATCCGCATGAATGGCGGTACGGTAAAGAGCATCGCCACGCGGGCAGAGAACAATCACCAGCTGGATCCCCAAGAAGTGATCGATGCCATGGGACCGAATACCTTTGCGGTGGTGCTCAATTCGCCGAGCAACCCTACCGGCACCATTTACCCGCGTGAAACCGTGGAAGCCATTGTTGAGGAGGCTGCCTACCGGGGCATCCATGTGATCAGTGACGAGGTGTATGACCACCTGATCTACGATGGCCGCGAATACCCCAGTGTGTTGTCCTGCTGCTCAGATCTGGACCATGTCATGGTGATCAGCAGCTTCTCCAAAACCTTTTCCATGGCTGGTATGCGGATAGGCTGGCTGATTGGCAGCCAGGGCGCCATCAAGAAACTGCGCCGCTATCACATGTTCACCACTACCGTGGCCAACACCCCCTGCCAGTGGGCTGGCGTGGCGGCCCTGCGCGGCAGCAACCAGTTTATCGACAGCATGGTGGAAGAGTACCAGCAACGCCGGAACCGCTTGGTGGAACTGGTGGAGCAAACCCCGCACCTCACCGGCTACCGTCCGGAAGGCGCCTTCTATTTGTTCCCCTCGCTCCCCGAAGGCGTGGACGGCGCCAATGTGGCCTTGAAGATGCTACGAGAAACCGGCGTCTGCACCATCTCCGGTGATACCTTTGGGGAGGCTGGAAAAAGCGCGTTAAGGATCAGCTACTCCACCTCACTGGACCAGATCGAGGAAGCCTTCGAACGAATTATTCCGTGGATGAAAAAGCAGAATTTCTCGTGA
- the secF gene encoding protein translocase subunit SecF, whose amino-acid sequence MSKATMNINFMGARKPLGILSLLLVVASVVLLVTRGLNLGLDFTGGTTVVVKSPVDVELSQARADLAASGFTDAVVQHYGSPKEVNVRVAPKDGANADEVGYDVFAALKLHNEELELLKVEFVGPQVGDELRDESGTAMLLALGLMMIYVWFRFSNKFGVATVVALFHDVIIVLGIFSLVQWPFDLTVLAAVLALIGYSLNDSIVVADRIREDFRNSRQNEPEKIINSAVNATFSRTINTSLTTLLVLVALYFFGGEVMRAFSEALLVGVFVGTYSSIYVVSNILFMMKVSKEDFLIPEPEEIEEMP is encoded by the coding sequence ATGAGTAAAGCAACCATGAACATCAATTTTATGGGTGCCCGCAAACCGCTGGGTATCCTCTCCTTGTTGCTGGTGGTCGCCTCGGTGGTACTGCTGGTGACCCGAGGTCTTAACCTGGGCCTGGATTTTACAGGCGGCACCACTGTGGTAGTGAAAAGCCCGGTCGATGTGGAGCTGTCTCAGGCCCGTGCGGATCTGGCAGCATCCGGTTTCACTGATGCCGTGGTGCAGCATTACGGCTCACCCAAGGAAGTGAATGTGCGTGTAGCTCCCAAGGATGGGGCCAACGCGGATGAAGTCGGTTATGACGTTTTCGCTGCCTTGAAGCTGCACAATGAAGAGCTGGAACTACTGAAGGTGGAGTTCGTCGGTCCCCAGGTGGGCGATGAGTTGCGCGATGAGTCTGGTACCGCCATGTTGCTGGCGCTTGGCCTGATGATGATTTATGTCTGGTTCCGCTTTTCCAACAAGTTTGGCGTCGCTACGGTGGTCGCATTGTTCCATGATGTGATTATCGTGCTGGGTATCTTTTCTCTCGTGCAGTGGCCGTTCGACCTCACGGTACTGGCCGCGGTGCTGGCCTTGATCGGTTACTCGCTCAATGACTCGATTGTTGTGGCGGACCGTATCCGGGAAGATTTCCGCAATTCCCGCCAGAATGAACCTGAAAAAATTATCAATAGTGCGGTGAACGCGACCTTCAGCCGAACGATCAACACCTCCCTGACGACCTTGCTGGTGCTGGTGGCGTTGTATTTCTTTGGTGGCGAAGTGATGCGCGCCTTCTCCGAAGCGCTGTTGGTCGGCGTGTTTGTCGGTACCTATTCCTCGATCTATGTGGTCAGCAATATCCTGTTCATGATGAAAGTGAGCAAGGAAGACTTCCTGATTCCTGAGCCGGAAGAAATCGAGGAAATGCCATAA
- a CDS encoding PP2C family protein-serine/threonine phosphatase encodes MIWRGQGRTHKGRRATNEDALVCRDGEGLWAVIDGMGGHEAGDLAASMVRDSLDSLSLGGGIAHRLVAVETALQTVNHAIRHHAAINMRSKPMGATVVVLLVYRGEAAVMWAGDSRLYRYHDDAMAMLTRDHTPVQDLMDAGQLSEQQAMTHPRANVIYQAVGIGEKLQLDRIRFEPDPLARFLLTSDGIHSVLSVEELGALMRHGVSESGVLKAALDRGSRDNVTALIVGADPEE; translated from the coding sequence ATGATCTGGCGGGGGCAGGGACGCACCCACAAGGGGCGGCGGGCAACCAATGAAGATGCTCTGGTGTGCCGTGACGGTGAGGGCCTGTGGGCGGTCATCGATGGCATGGGAGGGCATGAAGCTGGAGACCTGGCGGCGAGCATGGTGCGTGACAGCCTGGATTCTCTCTCTCTTGGCGGCGGGATCGCCCATCGCCTCGTCGCGGTCGAAACCGCGCTGCAAACCGTCAATCATGCCATTCGCCACCATGCTGCGATCAACATGCGCAGCAAGCCTATGGGCGCCACTGTGGTGGTGTTGCTGGTGTACCGGGGAGAGGCGGCGGTGATGTGGGCCGGTGACTCGCGCTTGTACCGCTACCACGACGATGCCATGGCCATGCTGACCCGTGACCATACCCCTGTGCAGGATTTGATGGATGCCGGCCAGCTTTCCGAGCAACAAGCCATGACCCACCCCCGCGCCAATGTGATTTACCAGGCCGTGGGCATTGGTGAAAAACTGCAGCTAGACCGAATCCGCTTTGAGCCGGACCCGCTGGCCCGTTTTCTGCTCACCAGCGATGGTATCCATTCGGTGCTGTCGGTAGAGGAGCTGGGCGCATTGATGCGCCACGGGGTGAGTGAGTCCGGTGTGCTCAAGGCGGCGCTGGACAGAGGCAGCAGGGATAATGTGACGGCATTAATTGTCGGTGCGGATCCGGAAGAATAA
- the tgt gene encoding tRNA guanosine(34) transglycosylase Tgt, which translates to MTFQLNTTDGAARRGQITFPRGTIQTPAFMPVGTYGTVKGMLPKDLADTGAEICLGNTFHLMLRPGTEVIEAHGSLHGFMQWDKPILTDSGGFQVFSLGEMRKISEQGVVFKNPINGDKVELTPERAMQVQRSLGSDICMIFDECTPFPATEQQARDSMELSLRWAQRSKEAHEGNDAACFGIVQGGMYDNLRRESLAGLVEIGFDGYAVGGLSVGEPQDEMLRTLGNLTPHMPADRPRYLMGVGKPEDIVEAVRRGVDMFDCVMPTRNARNGHLFTSQGVIKIRNAKHRHDLAPLEQGCDCYTCQHFSRSYLHHLDRCNEMLGSQLNTIHNLRYYQRLMAGLRGAIEGGTLSAFVDDFYAARGEQTPAL; encoded by the coding sequence ATGACCTTTCAGCTCAACACAACCGACGGCGCGGCGCGTCGGGGGCAGATTACCTTTCCGCGGGGCACCATTCAGACCCCGGCGTTCATGCCCGTGGGGACTTATGGCACGGTGAAGGGCATGCTGCCGAAAGATCTGGCCGATACTGGTGCCGAAATCTGTCTGGGCAATACCTTTCACCTGATGCTGCGCCCAGGCACGGAAGTGATCGAGGCCCATGGCTCGCTGCATGGGTTCATGCAGTGGGACAAGCCCATCCTGACCGACTCGGGCGGTTTTCAGGTGTTCAGCCTGGGTGAAATGCGCAAGATTTCCGAGCAGGGGGTCGTGTTCAAGAACCCCATCAATGGTGACAAGGTGGAGCTCACACCGGAGCGGGCCATGCAGGTACAGCGCTCTCTCGGCAGCGACATCTGCATGATCTTTGATGAGTGCACGCCGTTCCCGGCCACCGAGCAGCAGGCCCGTGATTCCATGGAGCTGTCGCTGCGTTGGGCACAGCGCTCCAAAGAGGCCCATGAGGGTAATGATGCGGCCTGTTTCGGTATCGTTCAGGGCGGCATGTACGACAACCTGCGCCGTGAGTCCCTTGCGGGTTTGGTGGAGATCGGATTTGACGGCTATGCCGTGGGTGGCCTCAGTGTGGGCGAACCCCAGGACGAAATGCTGCGCACTCTAGGCAATCTGACGCCGCACATGCCGGCAGATCGGCCCCGTTACCTGATGGGGGTGGGCAAGCCTGAGGATATCGTGGAAGCGGTGCGCCGGGGTGTGGACATGTTTGATTGTGTCATGCCCACCCGTAATGCACGCAATGGTCACCTGTTTACCTCGCAAGGGGTGATCAAGATCCGCAACGCCAAACATCGTCATGACCTTGCTCCACTGGAGCAAGGGTGTGACTGCTATACCTGCCAGCATTTCTCTCGCAGCTATCTGCATCATCTGGATCGCTGCAATGAAATGCTAGGCTCCCAGCTCAATACCATCCACAACTTGCGCTACTACCAGCGCCTGATGGCTGGATTGCGGGGGGCCATTGAAGGGGGTACATTGTCCGCCTTTGTGGACGACTTCTATGCCGCTCGGGGTGAACAAACCCCGGCGTTATGA
- the secD gene encoding protein translocase subunit SecD: MTRYPRWKFFLLLAALVVCGLYALPNLYPDAPAIQISHADAGGEVNEMTRQRVLSALDTAGLQHGPGETVGTSLLVRLSDTEAQLRARELASETLGDNYVVALNLAATTPDWLRSIGASPMNLGLDLRGGVHFLLQVDMDAVVSSRMEAWAGNAKLTLRDAGVRYRNVDVDGTTLTVTFADQVAADAARAPLRQALDKFTMKPAGDGPETVLVLNDSALKEMQDYAVDQNRTALNKRVNELGVAEAVVQRQGADRIVVQLPGIQDASQARRILGRTATLEFRLVDNGVSAARLRTGMAPPGLEFFPFKGQEGRIVALNKSKIATGDQVIDARMGFDQQSGSPEVNVTLDADGAKRMQRITGKNVGNPMGVLFIETKTDVKKVEGDDGKMMDKMISTTDKYVINVATIQDTLGSRFRITGLDNPAEASELALLLRAGSLAAPVSIVEERTVGPSLGAENIEAGLKSMALGLALVLVFMIAWYKLFGIIANVALLGNLVIIIGIMSLIPGATLTLPGIAGIVLTVGMAVDANVLIFERIKEDLRRGLNPRQAIEEGYARAFTTILDANITTLIVAVILFAAGTGSVQGFAVTLFIGILTSMFTAIIGTRAMAEMIYGRGARAPAKLSI, encoded by the coding sequence ATGACCCGCTATCCACGCTGGAAATTTTTCCTCCTTTTGGCCGCCCTGGTTGTTTGCGGTCTTTATGCATTGCCAAACCTTTATCCGGACGCTCCGGCCATTCAGATCAGTCACGCCGATGCAGGCGGTGAAGTCAACGAGATGACTCGCCAGCGCGTACTGAGCGCACTGGACACGGCCGGCCTCCAACATGGGCCCGGCGAAACGGTAGGGACTTCCCTTCTGGTGCGGCTCTCTGACACGGAAGCCCAGTTGCGCGCCAGAGAGCTGGCGTCCGAGACGCTGGGCGACAACTACGTGGTCGCGCTGAACCTGGCGGCAACCACGCCGGACTGGCTGCGCTCCATTGGTGCCAGCCCCATGAATCTGGGTCTCGACCTTCGTGGTGGGGTGCACTTCCTGCTGCAGGTGGATATGGATGCGGTGGTCTCCAGCCGTATGGAAGCCTGGGCTGGCAACGCCAAGTTGACCCTGCGTGATGCCGGTGTGCGTTACCGTAATGTGGATGTGGATGGCACTACGCTGACCGTCACCTTTGCCGATCAAGTTGCTGCGGATGCCGCCCGTGCACCGCTACGCCAGGCGCTGGACAAGTTCACCATGAAGCCTGCCGGGGACGGCCCGGAAACGGTGCTGGTCCTGAATGACAGCGCCCTCAAGGAAATGCAGGATTATGCGGTGGATCAGAACCGTACCGCCTTGAACAAGCGCGTCAACGAGCTGGGTGTGGCAGAAGCGGTCGTGCAGCGTCAGGGTGCGGATCGCATTGTGGTACAGCTGCCGGGTATTCAGGATGCCTCTCAGGCGCGCCGTATTCTTGGCCGTACAGCCACCCTGGAGTTCCGCCTGGTGGACAACGGTGTGTCTGCTGCGCGTCTGCGTACCGGTATGGCTCCTCCCGGGCTGGAGTTCTTCCCGTTCAAGGGGCAGGAAGGCCGCATTGTTGCACTGAACAAGTCCAAGATTGCTACCGGTGATCAGGTGATCGATGCGCGTATGGGTTTCGATCAGCAATCGGGTTCCCCGGAAGTGAACGTGACGCTGGATGCCGATGGCGCCAAACGGATGCAGCGCATTACCGGCAAGAACGTGGGTAACCCCATGGGCGTTTTGTTTATCGAAACCAAAACCGATGTGAAGAAGGTGGAAGGTGACGATGGCAAGATGATGGACAAAATGATCAGTACCACGGACAAGTACGTGATCAACGTGGCGACCATTCAGGATACCCTCGGCAGCCGCTTCCGTATTACCGGACTTGATAATCCTGCTGAAGCCTCTGAATTGGCCCTGCTGCTGAGAGCTGGCTCCCTGGCCGCACCGGTAAGTATTGTCGAAGAGCGCACCGTGGGGCCAAGCCTGGGTGCAGAGAATATCGAAGCGGGTCTCAAGTCCATGGCCCTGGGACTGGCGCTGGTGCTGGTATTCATGATCGCCTGGTACAAGCTGTTTGGCATCATCGCCAATGTGGCGCTACTGGGTAACCTGGTCATCATCATCGGTATCATGTCCCTTATCCCCGGCGCGACCCTGACCCTCCCGGGCATTGCCGGTATCGTTTTGACCGTCGGCATGGCGGTGGATGCCAACGTGCTGATCTTCGAGCGAATCAAGGAAGATCTGCGCCGTGGTCTCAATCCACGTCAGGCTATTGAAGAAGGGTATGCCCGTGCGTTCACGACCATTCTGGATGCCAATATCACCACCTTGATTGTGGCTGTCATCCTGTTTGCGGCGGGTACAGGCTCGGTACAGGGCTTCGCGGTGACACTGTTTATCGGCATTCTGACCTCCATGTTTACGGCTATCATCGGTACCCGTGCCATGGCGGAAATGATTTATGGTCGTGGTGCCCGGGCACCGGCGAAACTGAGTATTTAA
- the queA gene encoding tRNA preQ1(34) S-adenosylmethionine ribosyltransferase-isomerase QueA, whose amino-acid sequence MNVDDFDFELPDGLIARHPPVERRDARLLALTRDELRHQQFPDLLGHVRPGDLLVFNDTRVIPARLFGQKDSGGKVEVLIERVVDDHEALAHVRASKSPKPGSWLQFDQGVRAQVTGRRDALFILQFHGCDTLLGALEQIGHVPLPPYIDRPDEAGDMERYQTVYAREPGAVAAPTAGLHFDEAMLAALEQHGVDIGYVTLHVGAGTFQPVRVDKVEDHHMHSERYQIPESLVELVAKTHARGGRIVAVGTTALRALEAASQSGSLRAGQGETDIFIYPGYQFRLVECLLTNFHLPKSTLLMLISAFAGRDRVMAAYQAAIEAQYRFFSYGDAMFIERMPEAGRLMPDASGSEGA is encoded by the coding sequence GTGAACGTCGACGATTTTGATTTTGAACTCCCCGATGGGCTGATTGCCCGCCATCCCCCCGTTGAGCGCCGTGATGCTCGCCTGCTGGCGTTGACCCGTGATGAATTGCGCCATCAGCAATTTCCGGATCTATTGGGACATGTGCGGCCGGGTGACCTGCTTGTCTTTAACGATACTCGAGTGATTCCTGCGCGCTTGTTTGGCCAGAAGGACAGTGGCGGCAAGGTCGAGGTGTTGATTGAGCGGGTAGTGGATGATCACGAGGCGCTGGCCCATGTGCGAGCCTCCAAATCGCCCAAGCCCGGCTCCTGGCTGCAGTTTGACCAGGGCGTGCGTGCCCAGGTGACTGGCCGCCGCGACGCCCTGTTTATTCTCCAGTTTCATGGTTGCGATACGTTGCTTGGGGCGCTCGAGCAGATTGGTCATGTGCCGTTGCCTCCTTATATCGACCGCCCGGATGAGGCCGGAGACATGGAGCGTTACCAGACGGTCTATGCCCGGGAGCCCGGTGCGGTCGCCGCTCCTACCGCAGGCCTGCACTTTGACGAGGCGATGCTGGCGGCACTGGAGCAGCACGGGGTTGATATTGGCTATGTGACGCTCCATGTAGGAGCAGGAACGTTTCAGCCGGTGCGGGTCGACAAGGTGGAAGACCACCACATGCACAGTGAGCGTTACCAGATCCCGGAATCGCTGGTGGAGCTGGTGGCAAAGACCCACGCCCGCGGAGGACGGATCGTGGCGGTGGGCACCACCGCACTGCGTGCGCTGGAGGCCGCCAGTCAATCCGGCAGCCTGCGGGCCGGTCAGGGGGAAACCGATATTTTCATCTATCCGGGTTACCAATTCCGGCTTGTGGAGTGTCTGCTGACCAATTTTCACCTGCCGAAATCGACCTTGCTGATGCTGATCAGCGCCTTTGCCGGTCGCGACCGGGTGATGGCGGCATATCAGGCCGCGATTGAGGCGCAGTATCGTTTCTTCAGCTACGGCGATGCGATGTTTATAGAAAGAATGCCGGAAGCTGGACGCCTGATGCCCGACGCTTCGGGTTCGGAGGGGGCATAA